One window of Hoplias malabaricus isolate fHopMal1 chromosome 16, fHopMal1.hap1, whole genome shotgun sequence genomic DNA carries:
- the nadsyn1 gene encoding glutamine-dependent NAD(+) synthetase has product MGRKVTLATCSLNQWALDFDGNEMRILKSIEIAKAKGAKYRLGPELEICGYGCADHFYESDTLLHSFQVLKQLLESPVTQDIICDVGMPIMHHNVRYNCRVLFLNKKILLIRPKMLLANHGNNREFRWFSPWSQPRHVEEYFLPRMIQDVTGQVTVPFGDAVLSALDTCIGSEICAELWNARSPHVDMGLDGVEIFTNSSASYHELRKADHRVNLVKSATTKSGGIYLFANQKGCDGDRLYYDGCSMIAINGDLVAQGAQFSLDDVEVISATLDLEDVRSYRGERCHPHMDYEHKPYQRIKVDFSLSDSRDIYLPTHQPVDWVFHSPEEEISLGPACWLWDYLRRSGQAGFLLPLSGGVDSSSSACIVYSMCVQVCQAVRDGNVQVLEDVQRLVYDPSYRPEDPRELCGRLFTTCYMASENSSVDTRNRAKDLATQIGSNHLNINIDMAVKGLLGIFCMVMGKMPKFCVNGGSSRENLALQNVQARVRMILAYLFAQLCLWARGRPGGLLVLGSANVDESLTGYFTKYDCSSADINPIGGVSKMDLKRFLQYCMEHFQLTALQSILAAPPTAELEPLTEGQVSQTDEGDMGMTYSELSVIGRLRKISKCGPYSMFCKLIHSWKETFSPLQVAFKVKHFFRMYSVNRHKMTTVTPSYHAESYGPDDNRFDLRPFLYNTRWSWQFRCIDHEVSKMEGAHAQCI; this is encoded by the exons ATGGGGCGCAAAGTTACTTTAGCGACTTGCTCTTTGAACCAGTGGGCTTTAGATTTCGACGGCAATGAAATGAGAATTCTAAAAA GTATTGAAATAGCCAAAGCCAAAGGGGCCAAGTACAGACTGGGACCAGAACTGGAAATCTG TGGATATGGATGTGCTGACCACTTCTATGAGTCAGACACACTTCTCCACAGCTTCCAGGTCCTTAAACAGCTACTGGAGTCTCCAGTGACCCAGGACATCATCTGTGATGTTGGCAT GCCTATTATGCACCACAATGTTCGCTATAACTGCAGAGTCCTTTTCCTCAACAA GAAGATCTTATTGATCCGGCCAAAAATGCTTTTGGCCAATCATGGCAACAACCGGGAATTTCGCTGGTTTTCACCTTGGAGTCAGCCCAG ACATGTCGAGGAGTATTTCTTGCCGAGAATGATCCAGGATGTGACTGGACAG GTGACAGTGCCGTTTGGAGATGCGGTTCTTTCCGCCCTAGACACCTGTATAGGAAGTGAGATCTGCGCCGAGTTGTGGAATGCCAGGAG TCCTCATGTTGACATGGGTCTAGATGGTGTAGAGATCTTCACAAACTCTTCAGCCAGCTACCACGAGCTTCGCAAGGCTGACCACAGGGTGAACTTGGTGAAATCGGCCACCACTAAG AGTGGTGGGATCTATCTGTTTGCGAATCAGAAAGGCTGTGATGGAGATCGTCTCTACTACGACGGCTGCTCTATGATTGCCATAAATGGAGATCTCGTGGCTCAGGGTGCTCAGTTCTCTCTTGATGACGTG GAGGTCATCTCAGCCACTCTTGACTTGGAGGATGTGCGGAGCTACAGAGGAGAGAGATGTCACCCACACATG GATTATGAACACAAACCATATCAAAGGATCAAGGTTGATTTCTCTTTGTCAGACAGTAGAGACATCTACTTGCCCACTCATCAGCCTGTGGACTGGGTCTTCCACTCTCCTGAGGAAGAAATCAG TCTTGGTCCTGCATGCTGGTTATGGGACTATTTAAGGAGGAGTGGTCAG GCTGGCTTCCTGCTTCCTCTAAGTGGTGGAGTAGACAGCTCTTCCTCAGCCTGCATTGTCTACTCCATGTGTGTACAGGTCTGTCAAGCGGTTAGAGACGGAA ACGTGCAGGTATTGGAGGATGTCCAGCGGCTGGTGTATGATCCGTCGTACCGACCAGAAGATCCTAGGGAGCTGTGTGGGCGGCTCTTCACTACCTGTTACATGGCAAGTGAGAACTCCTCTGTGGACACCCGCAATCGTGCCAAAGATCTGGCCACCCAAATTGGAAG CAATCATCTGAACATCAACATCGACATGGCAGTGAAAGGCTTGTTGGGAATCTTCTGCATGGTGATGGGGAAGATGCCGAAATTCTGTGTGAATGGAGGGAGCAGCCGAGAGAACCTGGCTCTGCAGAATGTGCAG GCTCGTGTGAGGATGATTTTGGCCTACCTCTTTGCTCAGCTCTGTCTGTGGGCTCGAGGGAGGCCTGGTGGCCTGCTGGTGCTAGGCTCAGCCAATGTGGATGAAAG TTTGACTGGCTATTTCACCAAGTACGACTGCTCCAGTGCTGATATAAACCCCATTGGCGGCGTCAGTAAAATGGACCTTAAGCGCTTTCTACAGTACTGCATGGAACACTTTCAGCTCACTGCATTGCAGAg CATCCTGGCTGCTCCTCCCACTGCAGAGCTGGAGCCTCTCACTGAGGGTCAAGTGTCTCAAACAGATGAG GGTGATATGGGGATGACCTATTCGGAGCTATCTGTGATCGGCAGACTCAGGAAAATCTCCAAGTGTGGTCCGTACAGCATGTTCTGCAAGCTCATTCACTCTTGGAAAGAGACCTTCTCCCCTTTACAG GTGGCGTTCAAAGTGAAGCACTTTTTCAGGATGTATTCAGTGAACAGGCACAAGATGACCACAGTGACACCGTCCTACCACGCTGAGAGCTACGGCCCTGACGACAACCGCTTTGACCTCCGTCCATTTCTTTACAACACACGCTGGTCCTGGCAGTTCCGTTGCATTGACCATGAG GTTTCCAAGATGGAGGGGGCGCATGCACAGTGTATCTAA